Proteins encoded together in one Amblyomma americanum isolate KBUSLIRL-KWMA chromosome 1, ASM5285725v1, whole genome shotgun sequence window:
- the LOC144112848 gene encoding uncharacterized protein LOC144112848 isoform X1, translating into MDCSQSPSETSASVRRAGEPAAVSGEPVSKGYVQSRSSQSLLLFQKDADGTSPTGSTLNQACSHASGFIMVQSDHTYAGPSTEASASSLEPGTAGVAATLSASADLSPGAPFSSSPLSCEGSFTSPINERRPLQKLRAKLRQLRNRNKRLQGLLLQRRRMKTTAELQLRMQPAIPRRIRHSSKTFPEPWRHASVVLPRSSAASSRCGGLTERTKSAKASVRRRWCQRGS; encoded by the exons atggactgttcacaatctccgagcgaaacttcggcatcagtgcgccgggctggagaaccag ctgctgtctccggtgaacctgtttccaaggggtacgtccagagtcggtcgtcccagtcgctgctactcttccaaaaag atgcagatggtaccagccctactggttctacgttgaaccaagcttgttcccacgccagtggcttcataatggttcagt ctgaccacacatatgcaggaccaagcactgaagcaagcgcttcatctctggaacctggcacggcaggggtggccgcaacactgtcagcgagtgctgatctgtcaccaggagctccgttcagcagttcgcctctttcttgtgaag gatctttcaccagccccatcaatgaaaggcggccactgcagaaacttcgagccaagctcaggcagctgcgtaaccgcaacaagaggctgcaaggactgctgcttcagcgccgtcgcatgaagaccactgccgaattg CAGCTACGAATGCAACCTGCCATACCTCGCCGGATTCGGCATTCGAGCAAAACGTTTCCTGAGCCCTGGCGCCATGCCAGCGTTGTACTACCTCGCAGCAGCGCAGCGTCTTCTCGCTGCGGAGGGCTGACAGAGCGGACCAAGAGTGCCAAAGCATCAG TGCGTCGTCGATGGTGTCAGCGGGGTTCCTGA
- the LOC144112848 gene encoding uncharacterized protein LOC144112848 isoform X2, producing MDCSQSPSETSASVRRAGEPAAVSGEPVSKGYVQSRSSQSLLLFQKDADGTSPTGSTLNQACSHASGFIMVQSDHTYAGPSTEASASSLEPGTAGVAATLSASADLSPGAPFSSSPLSCEGSFTSPINERRPLQKLRAKLRQLRNRNKRLQGLLLQRRRMKTTAELKQAWIDFVRAAGRHYWTPSKYTVLCARYTLTTAATNATCHTSPDSAFEQNVS from the exons atggactgttcacaatctccgagcgaaacttcggcatcagtgcgccgggctggagaaccag ctgctgtctccggtgaacctgtttccaaggggtacgtccagagtcggtcgtcccagtcgctgctactcttccaaaaag atgcagatggtaccagccctactggttctacgttgaaccaagcttgttcccacgccagtggcttcataatggttcagt ctgaccacacatatgcaggaccaagcactgaagcaagcgcttcatctctggaacctggcacggcaggggtggccgcaacactgtcagcgagtgctgatctgtcaccaggagctccgttcagcagttcgcctctttcttgtgaag gatctttcaccagccccatcaatgaaaggcggccactgcagaaacttcgagccaagctcaggcagctgcgtaaccgcaacaagaggctgcaaggactgctgcttcagcgccgtcgcatgaagaccactgccgaattg AAACAAGCCTGGATAGATTTTGTGCGTGCAGCTGGGCGCCACTATTGGACTCCGAGCAAGTATACAGTGTTATGTGCTCGCTACACTTTGACAACAGCAGCTACGAATGCAACCTGCCATACCTCGCCGGATTCGGCATTCGAGCAAAACGTTTCCTGA
- the LOC144112848 gene encoding uncharacterized protein LOC144112848 isoform X3 produces the protein MDCSQSPSETSASVRRAGEPAAVSGEPVSKGYVQSRSSQSLLLFQKDADGTSPTGSTLNQACSHASGFIMVQSDHTYAGPSTEASASSLEPGTAGVAATLSASADLSPGAPFSSSPLSCEGSFTSPINERRPLQKLRAKLRQLRNRNKRLQGLLLQRRRMKTTAELVDSLREHLTPAVAAFVEAQLKMHNVSRFGRRWCSQNKTFALGLYFHSPKG, from the exons atggactgttcacaatctccgagcgaaacttcggcatcagtgcgccgggctggagaaccag ctgctgtctccggtgaacctgtttccaaggggtacgtccagagtcggtcgtcccagtcgctgctactcttccaaaaag atgcagatggtaccagccctactggttctacgttgaaccaagcttgttcccacgccagtggcttcataatggttcagt ctgaccacacatatgcaggaccaagcactgaagcaagcgcttcatctctggaacctggcacggcaggggtggccgcaacactgtcagcgagtgctgatctgtcaccaggagctccgttcagcagttcgcctctttcttgtgaag gatctttcaccagccccatcaatgaaaggcggccactgcagaaacttcgagccaagctcaggcagctgcgtaaccgcaacaagaggctgcaaggactgctgcttcagcgccgtcgcatgaagaccactgccgaattggtagatagtctgcgtgagcatttaacaccagctgttgctgcttttgttgaagctcagttaaagatgcacaatgtcagcaggtttggccgtcgatggtgcagccaaaacaaaacctttgctttaggtttatacttccacagcccaaaaggttag